ACTGCATTCTCGTGTCTTTGACATCTTTCATATCAAAAAGAAATAAGGCCATATTCTGAGAATCTACAGTGAAATCTGGAACATTGTTAATAAGCGCTCTTGCATAGTACCCTTTCTCCTCAGAATAAAAATATTTTTCGAAAGATTCAGACATCTTTTTAGCCGCAGCATTGTATTTTTCAACAAGCTCGAAATCTCCAAAAGTTCTCGCAAAATTAGCTGCAGCTTTTAATCCAGCATAAGTAGTGGCCACAGTAAAAGTATGCACCCCGTACCTTTCCTCCCATAGATCATAAGAGCTCTTTGGCAGCCCGTTTTCATCTGTGAACTTTACTAAAAAATCAGCACTTTTTTTTATCAGAGCATCATAAAACGGAAAGAAATATTCTATATCCAGAGATTGCAAATAGTATTGCCATAATGCCCATATCACCAGTGCAGTTTCATCTTCCTGAATCGGTATGATGGGTTCATTGTTAATGATTCTTGGAATCCAGCTGCTCGCTATTTTTCCGTCTGCAGTGTATTTATGATAAAAATACCCATCTTTCGATACAGTTCCTAAAGCAAAATCAAAGAATCTTCTTGAGGCGCTGAAATGCAACGTTTTAGTAAGCGCATATGCTGCCAAGGCTGCATCTCTGGGCCAGACATAGTAATATCCATCCCTACTGTCTTTAAGTATGTCACTATCTGACGAAGCCATAATTCCGCCCTTATTATTTATATGCGTTCTGATTATAAACTGCGATTTTTTAAATAGAGACGCAATGTCAGAGTTAACAGCAATCTTCTTTTTTGCGCTCCAAACCTCCCAGTAATTATTTGTTCTTCTATACATTTCTCTCAACTGATCAATGCTGAGATTGCTCTTATCTTTTATGATCTCGTCCATATTTTCGCCACATATTAAAAAATAATAGAATGTTCTCGTTTCTCCTGGCTGTATGATTATCGTATTACTTATCACTGAATCTACGGATCCTATAGCTACAGGATTAAACGATAGCTTGCTATCTTCAGCATCTTTCCATGTGCCTTCAAATCCCCTAAAAGCCTTGATGCCTATTGCATACTGATCATTGGTATTGTTAAGATCGTCCAGTGTAGCTGCTAAAAAATATCTGCTACCTTTATAGTGGATCACTGAGTTCAATTCAGGATAGTAAAATGCAGTGTCACCTATATCATTTCCATATATGTAGAAATCATGATGGAAAAAGAACTTTATTTCTTGAGGTGCATTGCTTTGATTAAAGATGTTAACCTTTCTGACATAAATATTCTGGTATATATCCACAAAATCCAGGTTCTCAAATTTTAACTGGTCAATCTGATACTTTACATTACCTATCATCGTATCATCCAGATAATCCATGGAAGTAATGAGAGAGTGGTCAATCCATCTAAAATGATCATTGATGGATACACCGAACCTGAAAGGGTGGCCCACAGCATGATTATCAGACTGGTCATGAGCATAGTAAAAATCTACAATTCTATAATCTTTATCAAAGCTTACTAAAACTCTGCCATTTCCAATAGGCAAGTACCTTACCATAAAATAGTATCTGTATTCTTAAATTTAAAGCTTTTGATAAACAGCCTATTTTTATAATCAATAAAACAAAGATTTATTAATTACATTATGCTAAATCAGTAATATGAACTATGATGAAGAATGGTTAATAAGCAACAGAAATGGAAGTTATGCCTCTTCCTCAGCATCGTTTTCAAATCTCCGTACCTATCATGGCTTGTATGTTAAAAATATGAACGCACAGTTTGACAGATATGTGCTATTATCAAAGTTATTTGAAGAGCTGGAATTTGAAAATAAGAAGATAAATCTGGATACCAATTACTATCCGGACGTGATTTATCCTGAGGGCTATAAATATCTTCAGAATTTTGAGCCTGCACCAATTCCCACTTTTTATTATGATTTAGAAGACACCAAACTTGTAAAAAAGATAATAATAGACCCAGAAAAAGATATAGTAATGATAAAATACAAAGTTACAGGCAAACTACCAAAATATTTCAGGTTATTTCCTCTGTTAGCGTTCAGAAATTATCACAACACAATGAAACGAGATGACAGAAAAATTGAATTTGCAGAAGAACAGCTTGCTTACAAATTTTTTTCAGACAACCTGTTTTTGAAAATTGCCAAAATTGGAAGCTTTAAAGAAGATAAGCTGTGGTACTACAATTTTCAGTATATTAGAGATAGAGAGCGTGGCTGCAATTACGAAGATGACCTGTATTTACCAGGGTACATAGAACTGGAAAATATCGAAGATACAGTGACAGTTTCCATTTACACGGATGAAGCTCCAGATTACACATTTGAAGAAGTTGAAAAGAGATATTTATCGTCTCTATCTTCCATTCGCCTTAAAAATGAAAATATTAGAAAAATAGTTAGAAATTCAACATATTTTTTGACAAGAGATAACATAATTGCAGGATATTACTGGTTTACACCTTGGGCTAGGGACACGTTTATATCATTGCCAGGGCTTGTGCTGATCCCTAAAAGGTATCAGCTGGCTAAGGAGATATTATTAAATTACACACAAAGGATAAAAAATGGATTGACACCAAAAACTATATCTGAACCTGATAATTACAGCACTGCAGACTCATCATTATGGTACATATATGCAGTGTATAAGTATTATAAATATACACAGGACCTGAGCATTATAAAATTGGTGTATCCTAAGATCCTTGAAATAATTGAAAGCTACAGGAAAGGTAACGCTTATTTTGAGATGATAGATTCTCTGATAAAAGTTAAAAAACCACAGTTAACATGGATGGATGCCAGCATAGGGGATATGATAATTACTCCCAGAGTTGGCTATCCTGTAGAAATTAATGCACTATGGTATAACGCTCTGGAAATTGTCAGGTTTATGGCTAAAAAGCAGAAAGTTGAATATCCACAATATCTCGATCTCCTGATCCCAGAAGTCAGGGAAAAGTTTAAAGCTAAATTTGTAAAAGATGACATCATTCTGGATGTGGCAGAGCCTGATGACTATAGCATCCGCCCAAACTTCATATTTGCATTTTCACTGCCTTATCCAGTTCTGGATAACTTTTCAAAATATTTGGAACTGGTAAAATCTAAATTATTAACTCCTTTAGGGTTGAGAACTCTTATTCAGGATGATAAACGATACATAGGTACCTATGAAGGAGATCAGTACCATAGAGATTCTGCATATCATAATGGATCAATATGGCCGTGGCTTGCAGGGCCATATATCACTGCATCAGTAAATGCAGGCACTAATCCTACTGAGCTCTTAGAATATTTCAAAGAGCTGTATTCATTGTCGAAAATACCAGAGCTATTTGATGGTGATGAGCCACATAAGCCACGAGGATGCATTATTCAGGCTTGGAGTTATGGTGAGTTGATAAGGGCATATTATGAAGACTTAAAGAGATAAACTATGAAAATCACGGTTATAGGATGGGAACTACCACCAGCATTTTCAGGTGGACTTGGAATACATACAATTAACCTGTTCAGCATAATAAGCAAGTTTGCGGAAGTAGAGATATATATCCCAAATATGGCAAGATTATATCCTGTTTATCCGTTTTCTGTAAAAACTATCCCTCTGACATCGCAGGGATTTAAAAGTGGTTATGAACCTATTATTACAAACTTTTACGAAGCGGTTGAAGAGTATAATCAGAAAGTTGTGAAAGCTTTTAATCCTAAAAATACAGCGGTAATTCACTGCCATGACTGGATCACGTTTAAAGCGGGCATAGAGCTTAAAGAAAAATATGGCATACCTCTCGTGGTGACTGTTCACAGCACTGAAATAGACAGGTCAGGAAACTTTTATCCGCAAAGGGCAATAATGGACATAGAGGAGCAAGGGCTAAAAAAAGCGGATCATATAATTGCAGTGTCAGATTATACTAAAAAAATAATAACAGATACTTATGATATTCCAGATTCTAAAATCACCACAATATACAATGGATTGGGCAAACATTTCTCTTCAATTCCGCCAAAAAACTATGATTTATCGGGATATGTATTATATTTTGGCAGGGTCACTATGCAAAAAGGCCCCATATTCTTCGTAGAAGCCGCTAAAAAAGTTATTGATAAGATTCATGATGTAAAATTCATAATGGCTGGAACTGGAGAGCAATTAGAGGAAATGAAAGCTCTATCAAAAACGCTTTTCATTAATAAAAATATGATATTTACTGGCTTTGTAGAATTTAATAAAGCGATGCAATATTATCGAAATAGTGACTTATTCATCTTGCCTGCCGTTTCAGAGCCATTTGGCATAACTGTTCTTGAGGCCATGAGTTCAGGGACACCTGCTATAATAAGCAAAACTACAGGCGTAGGAGAAGTATTGAAAAATATACTTAAGGCAGATTTTTGGGATACAGATCTCATTGCAGAGTATATAATAGGAGCAATAAAGTACAGAAGCCTTAGAAGCACTTTAGGCTCGATGGGGCAGATGGAGGCAAAGAAGTTTACTTGGGAAAAAGCAGCAATAAAAACAATGGAGGTGTATCTATCTTTATGAAAAACGTGGTGTTTTATTTTGAAGTACACCAGCCCAGGAGGCTGAGAATCTACAGAATGAAGGAGATCGGCATCAATCATGACTATTTTTGGGAAGAGAAAAACAGAGATATTTTTATGAGAGCGGCAAAAAAATGTTATATACCGACCACTAGATTGTTTATAGAACATGGTATAAAAGCCAGTTTCTCCCTGTCTGGAACTTTTTTAGAGCAGGCAATTGAATATGAGCCGGAAGTTATAGAAACTTTCAAAGAATATTTTAAAACAGGGCTTGGAGAACTGTTAAGTGAAACATATTACCACAGTCTTGCATCTTTATGGGATCGAGATGAGTTTATGGCACAGGTAAAGGAACAAGAAGAGATGATATGGAAACTTTTCAAGATAAAACCAAAGACTTTTAGAAATACAGAATTGCTTTATAATGACGATATTTCAAGATATGTATCTTCCATGGGCTATGCCAATATAATTGCAGAAGGCACAGATTCGTTGATATCCGCGCATAATCCAAACTATATTTACAGATCCGTATCAAACTTAAACTTGTTTTTAAGAAACTATCGGCTGAGCGATGACATATCTTTCAGGTTCTCAACATGGAACTGGCCTGAGTATCCTCTTACAGCGGATAAGTACGCAAGATGGATAGACAGTGCCCCAGGAGACATGGCAAATCTGTTTATGGACTATGAAACTTTTGGAGAGCATCAGGTTTCAGATACTGGTATATTTGAGTTTCTTAAATACCTGCCAATAGAATTTAAAAACAGAGGAATTAAAATGCTCACGATAAACGAAGCAGCACAATCTTTTGAAAGAAGAGAGATGATAAAAGTTTCAGAGGCAATTTCTTGGGCAGATGTGAATAGAGATGTATCTCCATGGCTAGGGAACGATATGCAGAAAGAAGCATTTAAAGAGCTTCAAAAATTGAAAAGCAGTAACAATAAGCAGATATGGAGACATCTGCAGACTTCAGATCTACTCTATTATATGTCTACAGGAACTTCTCCTGATCAGATTGTACATGAATATTTTAATCCTTACAAGTCACCATACTATGCATTTTTAACATATATGGCAATACTTGAAGATTTCAGGAGGAACACTGGCATAGATTAAAAATAACATATGATAAATATTTAAATATGATAAAAAGTACATGAGCTATCATGACAAAAATTAAAAATATAGATATTTATGAATTAGGTCAGGAAAAAGGTAGTGCTACATGGGCTTCTACAATGATACTTGTAAAGATTACAACAGATGATGGGTATGTTGGATATGGTGAAGCAGTTCCAACTTTGAGAGTGTTGCCAGTGATAGAGTCCATTAAAGAGATATCGAGAGTATATATCGGAAAAGATCCATTCAACGTCGAGAAGAACAGGAGAGAATGGTACAAACACGATTTTTACAATGCACAATCTTTTGAATCCACTACTGCATTAAGTGCAGTGGATATTGCAAGCTGGGACATAATAGGCAAAATACTAAAAACGCCAGTATATAAGATACTCGGCGGAGAATACAGAAACAGGATCAGAGCTTATGCAAACGGCTGGTATGACAACTGTGTAACACCAGATCAATTTGCTGCAAAAGCGAAAGAATGGATATCTAAAGGATATACTGCATTGAAATTTGATCCTTTTGGATCTTACTTTGACTACATTGATGAGAAGGGCTTGACAGAGGCAGAAGCTAGGGTGAAAGCAGTCAGAGAGGCTGTTGGCGATAAAATAGAGCTGTTGATTGAACATCATGGCAGATTCAATGTTAATTCAGCAATAATGATTGCAAAAAAACTGGAAGCTCTGAATATTCTGTTTGCAGAAGAGCCTGTTCATCCTGAAGATCTTGAAGGCCTGAAAAAATACAGGAAAGCCACGTCTTTGAAAGTTGCACTCGGAGAAAGAATAATAAATAAGGTTCAGGCACTGCAATATATGAAAGAGAACGTGGTGGATTTTTTGCAGTTGGACATCACTAACTCTGGCGGGGTAACAGAAGCGAGGAAGATAGTGGGCATGGCTGAAGCATTTGGCATAGAAATGGCGTTTCACAATGCTTTCGGGCCTGTGCAAAACGCCGTAACATTGCAGATGGATGCGTCAATACCTCTATTCTTAGTACAAGAATCATTCTATGATGTTTTTCCACAGTGGAAAAGAGATCTGATATTTAACAGCACACCTCTAGAAAACGGGCATTTTTCTCTGCCATCCAGACCTGGAATCGGAGTGGAGATAAACGAGAAAATAATAGAAAAGTACAGTGTTAAAGGCCAGGAATACTTCAATCCAGAAGAACCCGTATGGGTCGTAAATGGAACTTGGGTCAATAAGTCCAATCTATAACTGTTTTTATTTCTCCTTCTTGTTTTTTAGCTATTGCAGCTAATGAATTTTCAGGCTTGAATCTATCAGTGATAAGAGTATTGAGCAGAGATCCATACTTTGTGTTCCAGAGCTCTATATATTTTGCAGCGTCTTCAAAATGAGTTTTTATGGCATTTACACTGCCAAATAAAAGTATATTATTTTCAACAATATATGTGATCATCTCTCCCGAGATAGGGTATGAAGTGCCGCTGGTAGTGCCAAAAAATGTGACAGCACTGTTTTTTTTCAATTTGTTAAGCAGGGGAAACACTGCGGAAGGGACTCCACTAGTGTCCAGCAATACATCCAAATCTGGTAAAGTTTCAAGGTATTTTTCAGAGTCAACATACTCTACTTCAATCCGGTCCAGAAAATTCATTTCTCGCTCGGTTGCCTCTCTCCTGTTTATAACAGATACATTAAATCCAATGGTTTTGAATAGCAGAGCGGTTAACAATCCCGTTGCGCCAGTACCTATAACCGCTGCGTTTCGGCAGTGGTAGGTGTAATCTTTACAGTTCCAAATGGTACGTTTTTGCAGGGCTTGGATCTCATCAACTGCTTTGATCATATTCGTAAGCGGTTCAATTAAAACAGCGGTATCTCTGATATAATCTGGAACTTTTACAAGGTTTGTCTCATCATCAGTGAATTCTTCTCTCATAAATCCGTGCAATCCACGTATCCCTGCCTCTGTAAATTCTCCAGTCTCACAAAAATCCTGCCTGCCATTAAGGCAGTTAGAGCATTTACCACACCCTCTTCTCACAATCGGAACAACCAGGTCACCTCTCTTTAGAATTTTACTTGACCCCGGATCTTTTACAACTCCCAGAGCTTCGTGTCCTAGTATTAGATACTCTGAATTGACAGGAGCTCTAGCAAATTTAATTTTGTCAGTGACGATTCCTCTATCAGTACCACATATGCCATTATACAGTGTTTTCACTACTACTTTATCTTTTTCTGTCTGGTTATCAGGTAAATCTTTAACGTAGACCCCCTCTTTGCCAGGATATACTATAATAGCTTTCATTCAATCACTCCAATAACTCTTGCAGGAGCTCCGTCTCCATCCTTTACAAGCAGTGGTAAACAGAGCACGTAAAATTTTTTGTTAAAAAGCTCTTTAATGTTATTTGATATGTTTTCTATGATCAGAATATTATTGGATAATAGTGTTTTATGAACTATTCCATCGCTGGAAAGAGGTGATTCAACGCTTGGAGAATCAATGCCTACTGCTTTTACCTTATAATTTGCAAGTTTTCTGACTGCATCAACATTAAAATATGAAAATTCTTGCATTTTCCAGTTTAGTTTCCACAATTCACTAGTGCCAGTATAAAAAAGTGCAATCTTGTCTTTTACAGAGTCATTAATATCTTCTTCTCCAATCTCTTTTTTACCAGCAACGTTTATGACAATACCTTCACCAGAATATGACAAGAGGTCAAGCTCATTGACATGCTTTCCGTTTTCCAGAAAATGAGCGGGTGCGTCTACATGTGTGCCTGTATGAGTTCCCATCTGTAGTTTTTTAATATTCACACCATCTTTAGATATTGATTTATAGATTTCTATTTTTGGTTCTGGGTCTCCAGGATAATAGGGCATATTATTTTCAATAGTATGACTAAGTTCAATTATTTTTTTGAAGTTCATAATGAGAACAGAAACGTTCATAATATAAGTATATTTTCATAAAAATTGAATAAAAATAAATATGAAGTCCCAATCTATGTATGATGAATTAATATGTTTGGAAATGGCATAATAAATTTTAAGGATATAGCAGTGAAAGGCTATACAAAAATAGGTAACCACGGCATGATAGCAAATAATAGGACTGCGGCACTGGTTAGTCTCAATGGAACAATTGACTGGGCATGCTTTCCGAACTTTAACTCTCTCCCACTGTTTAGCTCTATATTAGACAAGGACAAAGGTGGCTATTTTTCAATCAAGCCTGCAGATACCGATAGACTATCAGTGTACCAGTATTATGAAGGATATACAAACATCTTAGCCACTGAATTCATAAAAAATAAGCGGTTAGTATTAAAACTTATAGATTTTATGCCTGCTTCAGAGTATTCTACAATTTATTTCCCTGAGGTTCACAGATTAATTGAATCCCCTTCCTCCGATACAGAAATAGAGATCAAATTCAAGCCTGTATTCAACTATGGTCGTAATAAACCACTACTGATAAAAAATGAGAACGGTTATCTTTTTAAGTCCGGTAATGAAAATGCAGGAATAGTCTCTGACATTAACTTTGAAGAATCTGAGTTGATGGTGTCAAAAACCCTGAAAATGAGTAAGAACGATGCAAAATGGATAGTGATGGTCTATGGTGAGAAAAATCTTCATAAGTTGAAAGATTATAAATCGTATGACAGGTTAGAAGAAACGATGCTTTACTGGAAAAAATGGGTTAATCAGGGTACCTACAATGGTCTTTACAGCAAATATATAGCGAGATCTGCGCTCGTTTTAAAAGCATTATTTTTCGAGCCTACAGGGATGATTGTTGCGGCTCCAACATCTAGCTTACCAGAATCAATTGGCGGAGAGAGAAATTGGGATTATAGGTTTATGTGGATTCGTGATTCATCATATGTAATAGAATCTCTTTCTTTGCTTGGATATAAGACAGAAGCGACCAAGTTTTTGTATGATTTTATTGATAAAGTAAACGGCCAAAAATCACTCAGGACAATTTATTCAATTAACAATTACAAAAATATGGACGAGGTGGAAATAACAGAATATGAAGGATACATGGGATCAAAACCGGTCAGGTTTGGAAATAGAGCATATAAACAATTACAGCTTGACCAATATGGTGCAATTATAAATGCTATTTATCATTTTCATAAAATAGGGGGGCTGGTAAATGCATATTTATGGGATTTTATAATCGGGTTGTTAGCTGAACTAACTGAAAAGTGGCATCTTCCAGATTCTTCAATATGGGAGTTCAGGACCAGAAAAGAGCATTATGTTTATTCAAAAGTGATGGCATGGGTAGGCTTTGAAAGAGCCATAGAAATCGGGAAAGAGCTACAATATTCTGCACCCTATGAAAGATGGGAAAATACCGCAAAAAAAATAAAAGAGGATATATTATTAAGAGGATACAATGAATCTATCGATTCATTTGTGCAGTTTTATGGTAGCAACGATGTGGATGGAGCATTATTAAGGTTACCAATTCTCGGTTTTCTGCCAGCAAGCGATAAAAGAATAAAAAACACGATTAAGAAGATAGAAAAAGATTTAATGTATGAAAATTCATTTTTTAGGAGATACAACAATGATGATGGACTGAAAGGAAAGGATAATCTATTTTTGCTGCTTTCATTCTGGTATACTTTGGATTTAATATTACTTGGCGAAATAGAAAAGGCTAAAAGCGTGTTTGAGGCGGTTCTTGAGAAAGCGAACCATCTCGCACTTTTTTCAGAGGAACTGGACATCAAGACTGGTGAACTAATCGGTAATTATCCGCAGGCTTTAACGCATCTAGGGGTCATAAGCGCTGCTTATCAAATCAACAAGATACTAAAGAATAGATTGGAACAGTAACTTATAAAAAGGATGAAGTATATTGTAACAGTATGAAATATAATGGAATTGTAACCCCGATGATTACTCCATTCAAAAAGACTGGAGAAGTTGATTATAGCAGTATAGATATCTTAGTAGATTTTCTTAAATCTATTGGCGTATCAGGAATATTTCCATCAAGTTCTACTGGACTGTTTCCTTTTCTCAGCATTGATGAGAGAAAAAAAATGCTAGAGCAGGTTTTAAAAAATTCAGAGAATTTGAAAATATTTGAAGGAATAGGTGCTGTGGACACGGATAGTGCAATTGAACTTGCCAGGCATGCCAAGGATGTTGGTGCAGATGCAGTAGTGCTAATGCCATCTTACTACATAAAATCAGATCAAAGCTGGATAATTAATCATTTTGAAAAAGTATTAGAAAAAGTGGATATTGATTTTATGATCTACAATATTCCACAATTTACTGGAAGTACTGTGGAATTGAAAACTATTGAATATTTAAAAACTAATTTTTCTCAGATTTCCGGGATAAAAGACAGCTCTGGAGATATGCGCTATTTTTCAAAATTAATGCGGTTTAAAGATTCTAATTTTTCAGTGTTTCAGGGTCAAGATGACCTAATGTTAATCTCTCTCACTCTTGGAGCTGATGGAGGCGTGTGCGGCACTACTAATTTCATAAAATACATTGTGGATCTCTATGAACATTATCGCGATGGGGATATTGATAAAGCCAGAATATTGCAGATAGAAAAAATAAACAATATTATGGATGTTCTTGCGAGCTCAAATTTCCCGGCAGGCTACTATTCTGCATTTTACAATAAATTTAAAGTTAATGGAGGATATCGCAATCCTATGCTAGCTCCTTCAAAAGAAGCATCTGAATCTATCTTAAAGTGGATTAAATAAGATGGCAGAAATTGAGTTTAATAAGCTTAACTTAATAGTTTTAGATTATGACAGGACAGTTACAGATTCAAGCTTGAATTTTGATAAAAGAATAGTAGCACCAATTACAAAACTGAGAGAAAGTGGTGTTAAAGTTGCTTTAGTTACAGGCAGAGAATGGGATAGCATTTCTTCATTAAAAGACTGGTTTGATGCCATTGCTTTTGAAAATGGTGCGCTGGTATATGCAAAAAACAAGAAATATAAATATTATGCAGAAAAAAATGATGAGATAAAAGAGCTGTTGATCGGACAAGGCATAAAATATACTGCCGGCGAAGTAATATTTTCAATATCTTTACAGGATTTTAATAGACATCGGCAGTTATTTGAAAAATTTAATAATGTTGAATACATTAAAAATATCGGAAGTGTCATGATACTGCCAAATGGAATAAATAAAGGTTCTGCGGTTCAAAAAATTCTGAAACTTCTGAACATACAAGAAAACTACAGTTTAGCAATAGGTGATGGAGAAAACGATGTCGAAATGTTCAATGCAGTTAGATATAGAGTAAGCATAGAAAATTCAGTTAAGGAATTAAAAGATATTTCAGATCTATGCATACACAAAGAAGCATCTGAGGGCGTTTTAGAATTTCTGAACATCATAATATATGAAAGGGGTGAAAACAAATGAATATCGGGATAGTTTCGCAGACTCCGCTGATAAAGTTTAACGAAAACGCAGAAAAAGAGCATATAATTAAATTATCTGACCTTGACAAGAAAGCATATAATTATACGATTGGCGGGGTAAGTATAATGGTCAATAATCTAATTAGAAAAATGCAGGATAGCAAGTTTGCTACTAAAGTGTACTGGTTTGCCTTAAATCCAAAAGCTCCATATAAGATAATTGTTAGAGACAATTTCGAATTATATAACATAAGCCAGCAGCCAAAAATGCTTAAGGCATATACCAATTTTAAAGAGATTTTATGGAACAATATCCACGGATTTAAGCATGAAGAATTCGATAGAGAAGAGTATCTTGGGTTTTTAAATTATAATTGGCTTGTTGCAAAGGGTGTGTTGGAAATGAAAGAAAACATAGATTTACTGATGATTCATGATTTTCAACAGCTGATGGTAGGTTCGATGATCGGGCCTGCCAAACCTGCAGTATTAAGGTGGCATATACCATTCATTCCAGAAAACTTTACTTTTCAGATTCGAAAATTCATAGTTAATGGTTTAGAGGGATTTGATTCAATAATAGTAAGCACAAAAAGAGATCTAGAAGGATTAATAAGAGCAGGGTATAGAGGCATAGCATATCAGATTTATCCAAACATAGATCCAGAAAAATGGGGCAGAGAATCAAAGAAAGCCGCAGTAAGCTTTGGTGAAACTTACGGAATAAAAGAAGATGATTTTTTGGTACTGAATGTTGCAAGAATGGATCCTATGAAATCTCAGGACATTTTGATAAAGGCGGTAGCAAGATTAAAAAAATCTATACCTAACATCAAGTTGATGCTCGTTGGCAACGGTAGCTTTACGAGCAGCTCTAATGGATTGGGATCCAGCAAAGGAGAGTTACATAAACAATATCTGAAAGAACTTGTGAAAAAACTGAGCATTGAAGATAGGATTATATTTACAGGATATCTGCCAGATAGTGTTCTTTCTAAAGCATATGAACGCGCAGATCTGTTTGTTTTACCATCAAAAATTGAGGGGTTCGGGTTAAGTGTCGTAGAAGCATGGATATATGAAAATGTAACCATAGTGAGCAGAGGTGCGGGTGTGTCTGAACTCATTACCGATGGCGTTAACGGTTTTAAATTTAATCCGGGGGAGTACATAGAACTTGCTAATATCATTCTAAAAGTATATAAAGAGGAACAAGAAAGAAGTGAGATAGGAAAGAATGCGCATCGGATGGCAAAGCAATGTTACATCTCAAACGTGTACAAGCAAACTGAAAGAGTCTTAAGGATTACGCTTGATAATTTTGGAGTATAGATCTTACAGTAAAATATAAAAAAGATTGAATAAAGAAAACAGAAGCAATTATATATAGGTATAGCAATTATAAAAACCAGCATGTCAGATTCAATAAGCGTGATCAGATTCATCATCGGTGCAATAATATTACTGATTGCAGCCTATCAGGATTATAAAAGTAGGCTGGTATCTTCAATACTTTGGGTTTTAATGGCTATTGCTGGCATCTCAATACTCTCTTATCAGCTGATATTTGTATTTGATAACAGTTTTGCACTATATTTTATTCCTGTTATCCTACTCCTGTTTTTTGAGTGGTATGTAGAGCTCAGCAAAAATGTGAGGATCTTAATAAATGGAATTGGATTCGTTTTATCGATCATGCT
This is a stretch of genomic DNA from Thermoplasmata archaeon. It encodes these proteins:
- a CDS encoding HAD family hydrolase translates to MAEIEFNKLNLIVLDYDRTVTDSSLNFDKRIVAPITKLRESGVKVALVTGREWDSISSLKDWFDAIAFENGALVYAKNKKYKYYAEKNDEIKELLIGQGIKYTAGEVIFSISLQDFNRHRQLFEKFNNVEYIKNIGSVMILPNGINKGSAVQKILKLLNIQENYSLAIGDGENDVEMFNAVRYRVSIENSVKELKDISDLCIHKEASEGVLEFLNIIIYERGENK
- a CDS encoding glycosyltransferase family 4 protein encodes the protein MNIGIVSQTPLIKFNENAEKEHIIKLSDLDKKAYNYTIGGVSIMVNNLIRKMQDSKFATKVYWFALNPKAPYKIIVRDNFELYNISQQPKMLKAYTNFKEILWNNIHGFKHEEFDREEYLGFLNYNWLVAKGVLEMKENIDLLMIHDFQQLMVGSMIGPAKPAVLRWHIPFIPENFTFQIRKFIVNGLEGFDSIIVSTKRDLEGLIRAGYRGIAYQIYPNIDPEKWGRESKKAAVSFGETYGIKEDDFLVLNVARMDPMKSQDILIKAVARLKKSIPNIKLMLVGNGSFTSSSNGLGSSKGELHKQYLKELVKKLSIEDRIIFTGYLPDSVLSKAYERADLFVLPSKIEGFGLSVVEAWIYENVTIVSRGAGVSELITDGVNGFKFNPGEYIELANIILKVYKEEQERSEIGKNAHRMAKQCYISNVYKQTERVLRITLDNFGV